The genomic segment CTCCTGATGACTTTGAGGTCCAGGGCAGGGCTGGTGTTTTTGTAAGCATCAAGAAGTCCGGCCGGTTGAGAGGGTGTATTGGAACCCTCCAGCCTGTCACCGCCAGCGTCGCTGAGGAGGTCATTGAGAACGCTGTCAGCGCCGCTACGAGAGATCCCCGTTTTCCGCCGGTGACTCCCGATGAACTGGACCAGATTGTCATCTCCGTGGACGTTCTCACGTCACCTGAGCCCATCGGGAACATGTCGGACCTCGACCCCAAAAAATATGGGGTAATCGTTCGAAGCAGAGGAAAGGCGGGGGTTCTCCTGCCGGACCTTCCGGGTATTGACACTGCTGAAGAGCAGGTGAATATTGCCATGCGGAAGGCAGGTATCGGGCCTGGAGAACCTGTGGATCTCTTCCGTTTCGAGGTGAGGAGGTACTTCTAGGGAGGTGCTCGATGATGAAGGATGAACGGTGGAAGCTTCTTGTCGCTACTTCCGATGAATCTGAGATCAATCTTGCTAAGCGCCACCTGGACGCTGAAGAGGTTCAGTGCAGAATTGAAGTCAGAACCCATTTTGCAGGTGACGATAAGGCCGGAAGGGCCAGAAGGTTCTTTCTCTACGTGGAGCTGGATGATTTTGAGAGAGGCCAACAGGTTCTGGAAGGTACGGACTGGGAGGAAGATGCCCGATAGCTGAGGCTGCTATCCTCCGTCGTTGCCCAGTCCGTTCTCAACCTTGAAGGTAACCTCCTTAATCTTCCCGATAGCCGGGCTTTCCAGGATCAACAGAAAAGGCACCGATTTTCCAGGCGCAACGGCTGAGTTGTTCAGGCTTTGGCCCAGTTCGTTTTGCAGCGCTGCGCGGATCTTCCCCATGGGCATCAGGTTAAGATCCTCATCGGAAAAGGTGTTGCCGCAAAACGAGGCCGTTGTGGCGAGGATTTCTCCGTCCGCCCCCTTGAATTCCCCTGTGATCCTTATCATTCCCTGTTTTTTGCCGGTGTTGTTCATGACCACGCCCCGGACGGTGACAAGGATGATGCCGTCGGACCGCTTGATGGAACCGAACCGGGAATCCTTAACGGTCAGGGCGCCTTTTTTTGCCGCTGGAATTCGCCCTGTTACCCGCCCTATCAGCTGGCTTATCTTGGGATAGGCAAAATATCCACCCGCCCCCAGGAGCACGAGAACCAGGAAAAAGACAAGACCCTTTCCTCTTTTTTTAACGGGCCGTGCGGCGACATGGCGCAGCTCAACCTTAGTGGCCTCAGTTTCAGGGTGCTCAGGAGGAAAGTCCGGTTCCGGTGAATATGACTGGACCGAGGGCCCCAAAGGATCAGGTCCTGGTGAGGGATCCGGGGCCGGCGTCAGATCTACGTCAGGCCTTTCCGCGCCGTCCATGGAGATGTTGCCCCAATCCATACCCCCGTTGGTGGATGCCGGGGCCGATGGGTCGAATGTGGTTAATCCGGTTATGGAAAGTCGGTCGGTGTGGGGAAAAACATCCTCTGTTCGACCCGGCGGACGATCGGAGAATGTCGGATCCTCAAACGACGGTGTCGCTGCTTCGGATGGAGGAGGTGGCGTCTGATCTACCGGCGGAGCCGCGTGTGCGGGCGAATCCAGCGGAGTGGGTGTGGAAGCAGGGGCTTTGGGCGGGGCGGATGGCTTTACCGTAAAGATATGTTCGCACTTGGCGCAACGGACCCTTACGCCCTTGCCTGTTACCTTTTCGTCGGCGACACGATACTTTGTCCGGCACTTGTCACACTGGACGATCAAATTGGTTCCCCTCGAATTTTTCTTAAAAACAGCCTGGGTTTTCTTTAAAGGTACATTATACAGATTCACATATCCCCCATCAAGGGTTTGAAAAAAATAACCAAGGGGGCGGCATCCTGCGATGGTCCCGAGATTTATGTGTTAAAATACGCGGCAAAAGGAAGGGTTGGGGGCCAGTGGTGGATCGGACGGCAGGGAAAAAATTGCCGGCCAATGATCGGGTTGGAGGTGAACTATCAGCTATTTCAAAATCCACCTGTTGCAGTGGAAAATTCTACCCGGCCGGATAAGGGAAAATATCGGGATGGTGGAGCGTCTTATTGACAGGGCCGACCCCGGGTCCGGGGACATAATCCTGCTTCCGGAGATGTTTCCGTCAGGTTTTTACTACGAGGACCTCGATGGCATGGCCGATGAGGCGCCCCGGGTAATTGAATGGATGTCCGCCACGGCGGCCGGGCGGTCTCTGGCGATTGCCGGGTCCATCCCGGAAAAAGGGGAAGGAGGCATCCTCAACTCTTTTGTTTTTGTAAACGAAGAAGGGGAGCCGATGGGATCCTACCCCAAGGTCCACCTCTTCCCTCTGGCGGGGGAGGATCATTTTTTCGTCCCCGGGGAAAAAGCCGTCACATTTTCCTGGAACGATGTAACAGTGGGGCTTCTAACCTGTTTTGACCTCCGGTTTCCGGAGATGGCCAGGAAACTCTGTCTCGGGGGCGCCCGGATAGTCCTGGTTTCGGCACAGTGGCCTGAGGCGCGTATCGGCCACTTCACAGACCTCGTCCGGATCCGGGCTATGGAGAATCAGCTCTATATCGCCGCCGCGAACTCCTGCGGGGATGATGAGAAAGGACTGATCCTCGGGGGGCACAGTCTCATCGCCGGCCCGATGGGCGAGGTGGTGGTCATGATGGGCAAGGATGAGGGAACTGGTTCGGCCCCCGTTGATATGCTCGAAGTTTCAAGGGTGCGTGAAAGTTTCCCTGTCCTTTCCCTGAGAAGGCCGGAAGTATACTGAAAATAGGCATCCGATGGATAAAATCAGGAAGAGAGGATCTCCTCCAGTAGTTCCTGGGCTTCCGTGAAGGACGGATTGATGTCCAGCGCCTCACGAGCGTCCGCCTCGGCATGTTCGGTGTTGCCCAGAGCCAGGTAAGCCTGGCCCCGTTTGACCAGGACGTCGGCAAATCCGGGGTTTTTTGCAAGAACCGCGTCCAGTTCCTCGAGTGCCCTGGAAGGTTCGTCACTGGCCAGGTAAACCTGGGCCAGATCGAGGCGGGCCGAGGTCATGTCGGGGTTGAGCGTGAGGGCCCTTTTGAGTTCCAGACAGGCGTCCTCGTAGCGGCCCATGTGAGTGTATGCCTGACCCAATAGAGCGGCCACGTCCGGCCACTGGGGGTTCTTGACGGTCTGGCGTTGAAGGATGCGGGCGGCCTCGGCGTAGAGGCCCTCCCGGACCATTGCCGAGGCGAGAGCGATTTCTCCCCTCAGGACCGTAGGGTCACTGTCCATATCCATCTTCCGGTTAAGCTTGATCAGCCAGGCAAGGACGGCAACGAAGACCAACAAAAGGATGCCTGGAATCAGGAAACGGGTGGCGCTATTATGACTGCCTTCACTGTTGTCGCGTTTCGTACGTCCGGATGGATTTTCAGTATTTGCAGTGATCCCCAGCCTCGGCAGGAGATCGGCGATCTTTTTTTCCACAAGATCCGGAGGCAGGAGATCGGAGATGGAATACGAGATAAGTTCACTGCGGTACCGGTTCTCTTCCATGGCTACGAATCCGACCCCCGGTGCATACCAGCTGTACCCATGGTAGATTGGATCTGACACAGGACGGTAGGCGATCTTGAACGTATGCGGAAACTTTCCGGCCGGGGTCGTAAAGGTGTCTTCGTTTATGACCGAAAAGGAAAGAGGCGGATCAGTCCACGGTGAAGACCATGTCTGTCCAACCTCCAGGGGAAATTTGATCACCATGGTTGGAAGCGGGAAACCTGTGGGCTCAGATTCTTTCTTCCCGGGCAGGCTGTCGAACCGATACAGTCCCTCGCGGGTGCGGAGAAAATATCCGGGGTTAATCCCGTTTCGTATGACCTCCACAAGGGGAATCCCCGAGACGTTGACGGTTCGAGTGATGGATACTATTTCGGTGTTTCCCCCCTGGTCCCTGTATTTCCACCAGCTTCCGGGGTTCAGAGGGAACTCTCCCCCGGTTTGATTACAGATAGCCGGTCCGGGCCAGAGGATGAGACAAAAGGCCCCCAAGGTAATCACGCTTTTTAAACGTATCGAAATCATGGCATCATGTCCCCAGTCTCAGCCTGGCATGATATCAGAGGATATTGAAAAATGTCATCATGAGAATACTTATTGACGGGTATAACATTATCAGGAGGATCCCCGAGCTTTCCGCCCTGGACAGGGCGGACATGGAAGAGGGACGGGATTATCTCATCGGGGAACTTTCCAGATACAGGTCGGGCAAGGGCCATGGCATCGTCGTGGTTTTCGACGGCGCCGGTTCCTATCATCTTGGTGACCGAGGCAGCAGGGTGAAGGGGATTACGGTCATCTATTCGAGACAGGGGCGTTCCGCCGACGATGTTATCGCGGCTCTTTGTCGTGAGGGTAAAGCGGACCTTTTAGTTACGGCGGACCGGGAACTTTGCCAACGCGCGGAAAGGGCCGGCGTGCCGTCAGCGACGCCGGAACTGTTCTGGAAAAAACTCGAAGAGGAAAAGTTCAGGAAAATGAAGGGACTGGAAACGGAGGATGAGGACTATCCTTCTCACGGCCAGGGTCGGAGGCTCAGGAAAAAGGTGCGAAAGGTAAAAAATCTATTATCACGCCTCTGATGGTTGATGGACTTGCAAAAGTCCACCCCAGGATGTGCGCTGGGCGGATATCCCGGTGTAGAGGTGGTCAAGATGTTTTGAAGGAAATTCTTTTCTCCGTGCCGTCGGCAAGCCTCTGGAGGTTCTCTTTGTGAAGGAATGTAAGGAGCAGGGCGGCCGCAGTACAGAAAAGGGTCAGAGGAAGATTGCGGAACACGGCGGCCGCAAAAATTGGACTCAGGGCGGCGGCAACAATCGCGCCGGCTGATGAATATCGGGTGACAGCCACCACCACGGCCCAGGTTGCCAGACTAAGACCAGCCAGCGCGGGATTAAGGCCGGCCAGGCAGCCGAAGGTGGTCGCAACCCCTTTTCCCCCGTGAAATTTCAGAAAAATGGAGAAATCGTGCCCGAGAATTGCCCCGCCGGCCGCGAGAAAAACCACAGATGGCGTGTCGGGGAAGATAATCGTTGCGGCCAGAACAGGGACGAGACCTTTCAGTGCATCCCCGGCGAGGGTATAGGCACCCGCCTTCCTGCCAAGCGTTCGCAGGACGTTCGTCGCGCCGATGTTCCCTGATCCGGACTCTCTTGGGTCAGAGCCTCTCATCATTTTGGCGACAATGATCCCGGAGGGGATGGAGCCGATGAGATAGCTCAGGACAATGAGCCCCGCATATGCAATATTCATGGTGTTATTGGACCTCTCCATATGGATGCTGTCAACCGAAAAATCCGGCCTCCCACCAACCGGTACAGGATTGATAGACTTGCAGGAAGTCCATTTGAAGAAACTTTTTGCGAGGTTATCATAGTAAACCTGGAAAAATCCGAAAAGGCATATGGTGTGCGGAAATTCACCCGTGGCGGGAAATTATTGCACGCCCAGTTTCGATCCTGTCGTGTGTTGATGTCATAAACCATTGAAATAGCATGAAAATGGTTTTTTTGCCCGATGGCATGGGGATTGCTGAAAACAAAAGCTGTCCTTTCGTTGTCGCGAGGTTATCGTCCAGATGACTTCGCGAGAAGTCATCAAAGCGCCCACTTGAGGGCGCTCAAATCGAAGATTTGTGAGGAAAGTGAAAATGACATTTTTTACTTTCCATGGAGTAAAAAGCCATGGATGGACTTTTTACGACCCTATAAACGATGTTCAGGGAAAACCGGATAAAATTCACGGTCTTGGGGATTCTCATGTTTGATGTCATGGGATACTTGTTCTGGTCCGGCATGGAGAGGTCCACTGTCTTCTACCTGACCTTCGAGGCCACCACCCTCCTTGCGAAGTGTCCTTCCAAATACGATACGGGTGAGGTCAACAGATCGCCCATCCGTGGAGTTAAAGGGGATGTTCTTTGAGCCCTATGGGATCGGCGGCCCTTATTGTCGCCTTTCCAGTGGCAATCTATGGAGCGGCGGCTTCCCTGCTCGGCGCCGTCAGGCACCGTGCGGATTTTGTACGGAGCGCAAGGTCCGCTGTTTATTTGAACCTTTTTCTGGTGACAACCGCTGCCGTATCTCTCCTTAATGCTTTTATCACCAGGGATTTCTCTCTCCAGTACGTCTACGAATATTCCAGCCGATCCCTGTCGGGCTTTTATACGATTTCAGCCTTCTGGGCTGGACAGGAAGGTTCACTCCTGTTGTGGATGTGGCTTCTGGCGTTTTTTACCGCACTGGTGGTCTTTACCAACAGGGGCCGGTATGGTGATCTTATGCCGTGGGTCATCCATGTACTTATGCTTAACGCGGTGTTTTTTCTATTGCTGTTGAATTTTGTGACCGATCCGTTCCTTGCCATCCCGGGCCCGTTGCCGGGGGACGGTTACGGGCTTAACCCGCTTTTACAGAATCCGGGGATGGTCTATCATCCCCCCGCTCTTTTTATCGGGTATGTAGGTCTGGCCATCCCCTTCGCCTTTGCGATGGCGTCCCTCCTGGCAGGTCGCAGAGATGCCGCATGGATCACCGCCACAGGACGCTGGACCATTATCTCATGGTTCTTCCTGGGAGCAGGGATTCTTCTTGGCGCCAAATGGGCCTATGTCGAACTGGGCTGGGGAGGATATTGGGCGTGGGATCCCGTGGAGAACGCCTCTCTCATGCCCTGGTTGACAGCGACCGCGTTTCTGCATTCCACCATTGTCCAGAGAAAAAAGGGGATGATGAAATTCTGGAACATTTTTCTTGTCATCATTACCTACTTTCTGGTTATCTTCGGTACATTCATCACCCGCAGCGGCGTTATTTCCTCGATCCACGCCTTCGGGAAGAGCAGCCTCGGCACATTCTTTCTCGCGTTCATGGTCTTTGTGCTCGCGGCAGGTTTCGGCGTCGCGTGGAGACGGCGTGAGCTTCTTTTTCCCGAAAGATATCTTGAGTTCATTTCCGGGAAGGAGAGCGGATTCATTTTGAATAATATCATCATGACCGCCATGACGCTGGTCGTCCTTTGGGGGACCGTTCTTCCGGTGGTGTTTGAAATCATGACCGGCGCCAAGGTTGTTGTGGGAGCCGGGTACTACAACTATGTCAACGGCCCCATCGCCATTATCCTGCTGCTGCTCATGGGAGCCTGTCCCCTCCTTGACTGGGGCCGGACAACGGTCAGGAATATGGTCAGGCGCCTTATCATCCCGGGGTCGGCGGTATTGGCGGCAGCGGGGCTGGCGTGGAGTATGGGTGTCAGGGCTCCCATCAGTATACTGCTGATGGCTTTTTCCGCCTTTGTAGTTACGGCCGTTGTTGAGGATCTCTTCAGTGCCGCGTTTTCGCGCGGACGGAATACAGATGAATCACCTGCCAGGGCTTTCCGGCGGTT from the Deltaproteobacteria bacterium genome contains:
- a CDS encoding cytochrome c maturation protein CcmE, giving the protein MFDVMGYLFWSGMERSTVFYLTFEATTLLAKCPSKYDTGEVNRSPIRGVKGDVL
- a CDS encoding carbon-nitrogen family hydrolase, whose product is MVERLIDRADPGSGDIILLPEMFPSGFYYEDLDGMADEAPRVIEWMSATAAGRSLAIAGSIPEKGEGGILNSFVFVNEEGEPMGSYPKVHLFPLAGEDHFFVPGEKAVTFSWNDVTVGLLTCFDLRFPEMARKLCLGGARIVLVSAQWPEARIGHFTDLVRIRAMENQLYIAAANSCGDDEKGLILGGHSLIAGPMGEVVVMMGKDEGTGSAPVDMLEVSRVRESFPVLSLRRPEVY
- a CDS encoding heme lyase CcmF/NrfE family subunit → MSPMGSAALIVAFPVAIYGAAASLLGAVRHRADFVRSARSAVYLNLFLVTTAAVSLLNAFITRDFSLQYVYEYSSRSLSGFYTISAFWAGQEGSLLLWMWLLAFFTALVVFTNRGRYGDLMPWVIHVLMLNAVFFLLLLNFVTDPFLAIPGPLPGDGYGLNPLLQNPGMVYHPPALFIGYVGLAIPFAFAMASLLAGRRDAAWITATGRWTIISWFFLGAGILLGAKWAYVELGWGGYWAWDPVENASLMPWLTATAFLHSTIVQRKKGMMKFWNIFLVIITYFLVIFGTFITRSGVISSIHAFGKSSLGTFFLAFMVFVLAAGFGVAWRRRELLFPERYLEFISGKESGFILNNIIMTAMTLVVLWGTVLPVVFEIMTGAKVVVGAGYYNYVNGPIAIILLLLMGACPLLDWGRTTVRNMVRRLIIPGSAVLAAAGLAWSMGVRAPISILLMAFSAFVVTAVVEDLFSAAFSRGRNTDESPARAFRRFLSGKRRRYGGYLIHIGIVMIFLGLSGATLNREANATLHPKESMKVGQYTLRYERMRWIPSSDRLAVKTRLKVYRAGKPLGYLTPERRFYGGREKQPISEVAIMGNWKEDLYVTLTGYNRDERASFRVLVNPLVPWLWAGGYIIALGTMLVLFPGGISVTVPSERKGVK
- a CDS encoding tetratricopeptide repeat protein, whose product is MISIRLKSVITLGAFCLILWPGPAICNQTGGEFPLNPGSWWKYRDQGGNTEIVSITRTVNVSGIPLVEVIRNGINPGYFLRTREGLYRFDSLPGKKESEPTGFPLPTMVIKFPLEVGQTWSSPWTDPPLSFSVINEDTFTTPAGKFPHTFKIAYRPVSDPIYHGYSWYAPGVGFVAMEENRYRSELISYSISDLLPPDLVEKKIADLLPRLGITANTENPSGRTKRDNSEGSHNSATRFLIPGILLLVFVAVLAWLIKLNRKMDMDSDPTVLRGEIALASAMVREGLYAEAARILQRQTVKNPQWPDVAALLGQAYTHMGRYEDACLELKRALTLNPDMTSARLDLAQVYLASDEPSRALEELDAVLAKNPGFADVLVKRGQAYLALGNTEHAEADAREALDINPSFTEAQELLEEILSS
- a CDS encoding DUF3426 domain-containing protein, producing the protein MIVQCDKCRTKYRVADEKVTGKGVRVRCAKCEHIFTVKPSAPPKAPASTPTPLDSPAHAAPPVDQTPPPPSEAATPSFEDPTFSDRPPGRTEDVFPHTDRLSITGLTTFDPSAPASTNGGMDWGNISMDGAERPDVDLTPAPDPSPGPDPLGPSVQSYSPEPDFPPEHPETEATKVELRHVAARPVKKRGKGLVFFLVLVLLGAGGYFAYPKISQLIGRVTGRIPAAKKGALTVKDSRFGSIKRSDGIILVTVRGVVMNNTGKKQGMIRITGEFKGADGEILATTASFCGNTFSDEDLNLMPMGKIRAALQNELGQSLNNSAVAPGKSVPFLLILESPAIGKIKEVTFKVENGLGNDGG
- the plsY gene encoding glycerol-3-phosphate 1-O-acyltransferase PlsY, which gives rise to MNIAYAGLIVLSYLIGSIPSGIIVAKMMRGSDPRESGSGNIGATNVLRTLGRKAGAYTLAGDALKGLVPVLAATIIFPDTPSVVFLAAGGAILGHDFSIFLKFHGGKGVATTFGCLAGLNPALAGLSLATWAVVVAVTRYSSAGAIVAAALSPIFAAAVFRNLPLTLFCTAAALLLTFLHKENLQRLADGTEKRISFKTS
- the amrA gene encoding AmmeMemoRadiSam system protein A: MSVNEEKDIRTLVGLAGKTIETYIKKGEKPAPPDDFEVQGRAGVFVSIKKSGRLRGCIGTLQPVTASVAEEVIENAVSAATRDPRFPPVTPDELDQIVISVDVLTSPEPIGNMSDLDPKKYGVIVRSRGKAGVLLPDLPGIDTAEEQVNIAMRKAGIGPGEPVDLFRFEVRRYF
- a CDS encoding NYN domain-containing protein, whose protein sequence is MRILIDGYNIIRRIPELSALDRADMEEGRDYLIGELSRYRSGKGHGIVVVFDGAGSYHLGDRGSRVKGITVIYSRQGRSADDVIAALCREGKADLLVTADRELCQRAERAGVPSATPELFWKKLEEEKFRKMKGLETEDEDYPSHGQGRRLRKKVRKVKNLLSRL